In Musa acuminata AAA Group cultivar baxijiao chromosome BXJ2-10, Cavendish_Baxijiao_AAA, whole genome shotgun sequence, a genomic segment contains:
- the LOC135582564 gene encoding small ribosomal subunit protein mS78 (rPPR3a)-like, with amino-acid sequence MSLSFRVRLFVRRFSSSTATTVVGPSPDPNPRSYTETLAVTINKLSKERDPDKLAAGFIAASASYRFRCRHRIYEIAVRRLEKAGRLDAVEAILEAQKRFPSDLAREGFAVRLISLYGKASMATHAATTFRQLPALGTPRSVMSFNALLTAFADSGDVEGLVAAFRDIPAADTTIVPNLISYNVLICALCEKGDLDAALGTVDLMERNGISPDVITCNTLLHWSYEKKESSEAEKIWALMWKKNIEPNRKSFNTKLRWLVSEGRTAEAAKLVDQLNHVGLQPDAFSFNALIKGYFQEGNLEEAKRLFSDFAKNQCAPNKGTFEIIIPYLCEAGELDLALKCCYDSMNTRCFVEAAVFQRVVNGLAKSSRMDEATKLVDVGRKNNYSRKSLRIPSSNLSLAV; translated from the coding sequence ATGAGTTTAAGCTTTCGAGTTCGCCTTTTCGTACGCCgcttctcctcctccaccgctaCCACGGTGGTGGGACCTAGCCCGGACCCTAACCCCCGTTCGTACACGGAGACGCTCGCCGTTACCATCAACAAACTCTCCAAGGAGCGCGACCCCGACAAGCTCGCCGCCGGCTTcatcgccgcctccgcctcctacCGCTTCCGCTGCCGCCACCGCATCTATGAGATCGCCGTCCGCCGCCTCGAAAAGGCCGGCCGCCTTGACGCTGTCGAGGCCATCCTCGAGGCCCAGAAGCGGTTCCCCTCCGACCTCGCCCGCGAGGGCTTCGCCGTCCGTCTCATTTCCCTCTACGGCAAGGCCTCCATGGCCACCCACGCCGCCACTACCTTTCGCCAGCTTCCCGCCCTCGGAACCCCGCGCTCCGTCATGTCCTTCAATGCCCTCCTCACCGCATTCGCTGACTCCGGCGATGTCGAGGGCCTGGTCGCCGCTTTCCGCGATATTCCTGCCGCCGACACCACCATCGTCCCGAATCTCATCTCCTACAACGTCCTCATCTGCGCCCTCTGCGAAAAAGGCGATCTTGATGCGGCCCTGGGTACGGTAGACCTCATGGAGAGGAATGGGATATCTCCTGATGTGATCACCTGCAACACCCTCCTGCATTGGTCCTACGAGAAGAAGGAATCTTCGGAAGCCGAAAAGATTTGGGCTTTGATGTGGAAGAAGAACATCGAGCCCAACAGAAAAAGCTTCAACACGAAATTGAGGTGGCTGGTTTCAGAAGGGAGGACTGCGGAAGCAGCTAAGCTCGTCGACCAGTTGAACCACGTCGGGCTGCAGCCGGACGCCTTCTCCTTCAATGCGCTTATCAAAGGGTATTTCCAAGAAGGGAACTTGGAGGAGGCCAAGAGGCTGTTTTCAGATTTTGCGAAGAACCAATGCGCACCAAACAAGGGGACCTTTGAGATTATTATCCCTTACCTTTGTGAGGCCGGTGAGCTCGACTTGGCTCTAAAATGCTGCTATGATAGCATGAATACGCGGTGTTTTGTGGAAGCGGCAGTATTCCAGAGGGTGGTGAACGGATTGGCAAAGAGTTCGAGGATGGACGAGGCTACAAAGCTTGTGGATGTTGGAAGGAAGAATAATTATTCTAGGAAGAGCCTTCGGATTCCTTCATCCAATTTGAGCTTGGCCGTATAG